The Natrinema pellirubrum DSM 15624 region ACAGCGTCGTCGGCCGACTACCACCCCGGCAGCGTGAAGCGGTCGAAACGGCCCTCGAACTGGGCTATTACGACGTTCCGCGGGATGTGACGACCGAAGCCGTCGCCGACGAACTCGACTGCGCGACCGCGACGGCGGCTGAACACCTCCAGAAGGCCGAGTCGACGGTGATGGCGTCCCTGTTCGGAACGTGAGGACGAAAACGGCCGGCGCGGTCGCCGCCGGCCGTCTGAACGGGGCGCTAGCGGCGTGGTCAGTTCGGTTCCGAACCGGCAGTGGGGTGAACCGCGAGGACCGGGACGGGCGCGCGTCTGACGAACCGTTCCGTCGTACTCCCCAGGAGGACCCGATCGAAGCCGGTCCGACCGTGGGTCCCCATCGTGACGAGGTCGATGTCGTGGTCATCGACGTACTCGAGGAGGCCCTGCGACGGGATGTCCTTTCGAACGTGTGTCTCGACGTCGAGTCCCGCATCCCGCACCGTCGCGGCGACCGTTTCGACCGCGGTTTCCGCGTCGGACTCGAACTGGGCGAGGATATCGTTGGGAGCCACAATGGTCGGCCTGCCCGCGACGGTGCTGACGTCGACGACGCTGACGACGTGGACCGTCGCGTCCGCCCGCGTCGCGATCGCGAGCGCGTGGTCGACCGCAGCGGCGGCCGGCTCGCTGCCGTCGGTCGGCAACAGTATCTCGTCGTAGCCCCCGGCCCACTCGCTTCGCTCGGTCACGCGGGCGGTCATCACCGGCACGTCCGACTGACGGACGACGCGTTCGGTGACGCTGCCGGTGAGATAGCGGTTCACGCCGGTTCGGCCGTGAGTCCCCATCGCGATGAGGTCGACGTCGTTCTCGTCGGCGTACTCGAGGATCGTCGCTGCCGGGCTGCCCTTCAGGACCGCCGACCGAACCCGATCGGTGTCGGTCATCGTCTCGATTCGTTCGATCGCGGCCGCCGCTTCGTCCTCGAGG contains the following coding sequences:
- a CDS encoding universal stress protein; translated protein: MYDSVLVPTDGSDHAARVAGHALGLARWFDATVHVVSVVDVSAAGGVFDAGGVSPAFVERLEDEAAAAIERIETMTDTDRVRSAVLKGSPAATILEYADENDVDLIAMGTHGRTGVNRYLTGSVTERVVRQSDVPVMTARVTERSEWAGGYDEILLPTDGSEPAAAAVDHALAIATRADATVHVVSVVDVSTVAGRPTIVAPNDILAQFESDAETAVETVAATVRDAGLDVETHVRKDIPSQGLLEYVDDHDIDLVTMGTHGRTGFDRVLLGSTTERFVRRAPVPVLAVHPTAGSEPN